The proteins below come from a single Maylandia zebra isolate NMK-2024a linkage group LG23, Mzebra_GT3a, whole genome shotgun sequence genomic window:
- the LOC143414999 gene encoding transmembrane protein 275-like: MVLPEKNSSSSAPKKTPEQHAPRHQSMPSPALCCACGLCIMLAGINITLVGAFAFGTFIPTSNPPIFIGPLLLLIALAFFTACCVISRRPQAHTAHKAKGGEKWALMRMGAVAFEMETSEHTLQDTTAVQLSPTNSPSSSHKSSSIQGEATALPSCQDEATEQHTETCGTGVTGDKPTLSSDSRESTST, from the coding sequence ATGGTGCTACCTGAAAAAAACTCCAGTTCATCTGCTCCCAAGAAGACCCCCGAGCAGCATGCTCCGAGGCACCAGAGCATGCCCTCTCCAGCCCTGTGCTGCGCCTGTGGGCTGTGCATCATGCTGGCTGGCATCAACATCACCCTGGTGGGAGCTTTTGCGTTTGGTACCTTTATCCCTACAAGCAATCCTCCCATCTTCATTGGGCCTCTTCTTTTACTCATAGCGCTGGCTTTCTTTACAGCCTGCTGTGTCATCAGCAGGAGACCTCAAGCCCACACTGCCCATAAGGCCAAAGGAGGTGAGAAATGGGCGCTGATGAGGATGGGGGCAGTTGCTTTTGAGATGGAGACGAGCGAGCACACGCTTCAGGACACGACAGCTGTCCAGCTCAGCCCCACCAACTCCCCTAGCTCATCTCACAAATCCAGCTCCATCCAAGGGGAAGCCACTGCCCTGCCTTCCTGTCAGGATGAAGCCACTGAGCAGCACACAGAGACCTGTGGCACTGGTGTTACTGGAGATAAAcccactctgagctctgactCCCGGGAGAGCACTTCCACATAG